The nucleotide window CGCAAACGGATGACCGTAGGCAATGGAGCCCCCCAGCACATTGAATTTACTTTCATCCACTTCACCCGTGGCATGGGTGCGACCAAGAACATCACGGGCAAAACGCTCGCTCGCCAGAAGATGTACGTTTGCCAGAGTTTGCGCGGCAAAGGCTTCGTGCATATCAATCAGGGTTAAATCAGCAAGAGTCAGCCCCGCACGATCCAGCGCCAGCGGCGTGGACCAGGCTGGCCCTAACAGCATGTCCTGCCAGACATCAATGGCCGTGAACGCGTAGCTGCGCAGATAACCCAGCGGTTTGATACCCAGCTCTCTGGCGCGGGACTCCGTCATCAGGATCACTGCAGCTGCGCCATCCGTCAGCGGTGTACTGTTAGCCGCTGTGACGGTGCCATGTTTACGATCAAATGCCGGACGCAGTTTTGCGTAATCGGCCAGCGTCGACGAACCGCGAATATTGTTATCTTCCACGAGGGGTTCGCGGTAAGGCGGAATATAGGCGGTCATCACTTCATCGGCCAGTTTGCCTTTCGCCCAGGCTTTTGTCGCAAGCTGATGCGAACGATACGCCAGCGCGTCCTGCTGTTCACGCGTAATACCGTAGGTTTTCGCCATCTGTTCGGCGGTGTCGCCCATGCGCAGGCCGGTGGAGTATTCGGCGGGACAGGCATCAGATCGCGTAAGCGTAAACGCGAGAAGAGTTTGAGCTTCTGCCCGACAGTGCGGGCTTTGTTAACGTCCACCAGAACGCGCGCCAGTTTTTTACTCACGCCGATCGGCAGCACCGAGGAGGAGTCTGCCCCGCCGGCAATCCCGGCACGGATAGTCCCTGCCATCAGGCTTTCCGCCACGTTAGCGACGGCCTGGAAGCTGGTCGCACAGGCGCGACTGACGCTGTAGGCATCGGTATGTACATTCATCCCCGTGCCCAGGACAATTTCACGCGCAATATTTGGTGCTTCCGGCATTTGAACCACCTGGCCAAAAACCAGTTGTTCGATCACCTCAGGCGGTATTTCGCTGCGAGCCAGCATCTCCCCCACCACCATTTTCCCCAAATCGACAGCGGGTATGCCATGAAACGCCGTAGCCTGACGCACGAACGGTGTACGCAATCCACTGACAATGGCAATGCGATCGCCCTGACGGGTAATAAGCGGTAATGCCTGACTCATAACACTCCCCTGTAAAATTTTTTGCGCAAACACAAAGTGGTCTGACCTGATAATAGTCTTAACCATTTTTTTACATTCAGCCAATCAGGGAAACGAAAAAGTGCGAGCTAAAACACAGAGAAGAAAAAGAAAACGTCACGGAGGTAAAAGCAAAACGGCAACCCGAAGGTTACCGTTTTTTAGTGGTTGCACGCTCACCCCTGGGAAATGGTCGGGAGTGAGAGTATCAGGCCGCAGAGGTTAACGCAGACCCAGCTGGAAAATCAGCGTTTCGGCTTCGCAGGCAAATACAAAATCGATATCCAGCTTCACGCCACCTTCCACTTCCGTGAAAGTGGACTTGATTTCGCACGGCTCGGATTCCACATCGCGCGCGCGCTTGCTCAGTGCGGTCAGGGTTTCTTCCGCTTCAGCACGGTTAGCGAACACGCGGCTGTAGGAGGCGGTGCAATCGGAGTTGTCCATGATGGTACCAACATCCATACAGCAGCAAACCGGGGTTTCATCAGCACTGCATTTACTCATAGCTCAATTTCCTCTGTATTCGCGCCAGGCGCGAGATAAACACGATACTGATATTTTACGCCCCGATGCTGACGCTCTCCAGCCGTTAATGGCGTAAAAGTGGATAAGTGACCAATATCACACTAAAAAATGATCTAAAACAAAAATCACCCTTTTGAGTGAGTCGCGATGGTCACATTTTTGCCAACCAGATCTCGTTTCAGGAAACATGTTTGAAAATATTAATAAACAAACTTGCAACATTCTAGCTGGTCAGACCTATACTCACGCCACTGGTCTGATTTGTCTGTTATACCTCAGACCCTACACTTCGCGCTCCTGTTACGGTATGTAACAATTATTGAATAAAAATAACTCGATGAGGTTATGGTCATGAGCCAGAAAACCCTGTTCAACAAGACTGCGCTGGCAGTCGCAGTGGCAATCGTCTCTACTTCCGCCTGGTCAGCGGGATTTCAGTTAAACGAATTTTCTTCCTCTGGCCTGGGCCGTGCGTATTCCGGGGAAGGCGCTATCGCTGATGATGCAGGTAACGCAAGTCGTAACCCAGCCCTGATTATGATGTTTGACCGCCCGACGTTCTCTGCCGGTGCGGTCTATATTGACCCGGATGTCAATATCTCCGGTAAATCACCGTCCGGTAAGAGCCTGAATGCGGACAATATCGCCCCAAACGCCTGGGTTCCTAACGTACATTTTGTTGCACCTATTAACGATCAGTTTGGTTGGGGAGCATCTGTTACTTCTAACTTTGGTCTGGCGACCGAGTATGGCGATAACTATGCTGCGGGCACGATGGGCGGTAAAACTGACCTGAAAACCGTCAACCTGAACCTGAGTGGCGCTTATCGTCTGACCGAAAACTGGAGTTTTGGTCTTGGTTTTGATGCCGTCTACGCCGATGCAAAAATCGAGCGCAATGCGGGTGATGCCGGTATGCTGGCGGCCGGTCAAATTCTGGCTCAGGTACCAAACCTGCCTGCAGCAGCACGTCCAGCCGCTATCGCAAAAGCGAAACAGCTGGCCGCCATCCCGGCCGATACCCAGATTGCACGCCTGAAAGGCAGCGAGTGGGGCTATGGCTGGAACGCCGGTATTCTGTATGAGCTGGATAAAAACAACCGTTGGGGTTTAACCTACCGTTCTGAAGTTAAAATCGACTTCGACGGCGATTACAACAGTAATATGAACACCGCTATCCCGGGCTTCCCGTACCCAACCGGTGGCAGGACCGTTCCGGGCTCTCTGACGCTCAACCTGCCAGAGATGTGGGAAGTTTCCGGTTACAACCGCGTTGCACCGCAATGGGCAATTCACTACAGCATGGCTTATACCAGCTGGAGTCAGTTCCAGGAGCTGAAAGCAACTGGCTCAAATGGCCAGACACTGTTCTATAAAGATGAGAGCTTTAAAGACTCTTACCGTATCGCGCTGGGTACAACCTACTACTACGATACTAACTGGACCTTCCGTACCGGTATCGCCTTTGATGATAGCCCGGTTCCGGCTCAGACCCGTTCCATCTCTATCCCGGATCAGGACCGTTTCTGGCTGAGCGCGGGTGCCACTTATGCGTTCAATAAAGATGCTTCTGTTGACGTCGGTGCCTCCTACATGCACGGTCAGAGCGTGAACATCAAAGAAGGCCCGTACGAGTTCCGTTCTGAAGGTAAAGCCTGGCTGTTCGGTACTA belongs to Enterobacter cloacae and includes:
- a CDS encoding hypothetical protein (possible pseudo, frameshifted) produces the protein MSQALPLITRQGDRIAIVSGLRTPFVRQATAFHGIPAVDLGKMVVGEMLARSEIPPEVIEQLVFGQVVQMPEAPNIAREIVLGTGMNVHTDAYSVSRACATSFQAVANVAESLMAGTIRAGIAGGADSSSVLPIGVSKKLARVLVDVNKARTVGQKLKLFSRLRLRDLMPVPPNTPPACAWATPPNRWRKPTVLRVNSRTRWRIVRISLRQKPGRKANWPMK
- a CDS encoding long-chain fatty acid transporter; its protein translation is MSQKTLFNKTALAVAVAIVSTSAWSAGFQLNEFSSSGLGRAYSGEGAIADDAGNASRNPALIMMFDRPTFSAGAVYIDPDVNISGKSPSGKSLNADNIAPNAWVPNVHFVAPINDQFGWGASVTSNFGLATEYGDNYAAGTMGGKTDLKTVNLNLSGAYRLTENWSFGLGFDAVYADAKIERNAGDAGMLAAGQILAQVPNLPAAARPAAIAKAKQLAAIPADTQIARLKGSEWGYGWNAGILYELDKNNRWGLTYRSEVKIDFDGDYNSNMNTAIPGFPYPTGGRTVPGSLTLNLPEMWEVSGYNRVAPQWAIHYSMAYTSWSQFQELKATGSNGQTLFYKDESFKDSYRIALGTTYYYDTNWTFRTGIAFDDSPVPAQTRSISIPDQDRFWLSAGATYAFNKDASVDVGASYMHGQSVNIKEGPYEFRSEGKAWLFGTNFNYAF
- a CDS encoding hypothetical protein (possible pseudo, frameshifted), which gives rise to MTAYIPPYREPLVEDNNIRGSSTLADYAKLRPAFDRKHGTVTAANSTPLTDGAAAVILMTESRARELGIKPLGYLRSYAFTAIDVWQDMLLGPAWSTPLALDRAGLTLADLTLIDMHEAFAAQTLANVHLLASERFARDVLGRTHATGEVDESKFNVLGGSIAYGHPFAATGARMITQTLHELRRRGGGFGLVTACAAGGLGAAMVLEAE